One genomic segment of Ipomoea triloba cultivar NCNSP0323 chromosome 9, ASM357664v1 includes these proteins:
- the LOC116030499 gene encoding uncharacterized protein LOC116030499 yields the protein MAMNYTLPQIFLRRTHNLEMRRLASHINTSKRVTPRLQILNAQKRCLRCNTVFDDKNNSPTACSFHGHTTGEKGLFSFAPPHQGIDGEWTDRSGVIVYKWNEKDNRPNTGRDNWKKRWSCCAEYDENAPPCRRGWHVSYDDGFTLY from the exons ATGGCTATGAATTACACTCTACCCCAAATTTTCTTGAGAAGGACACATAATCTTGAAATGAGAAGACTAGCCTCACACATCAATACTAGTAAAAGAGTGACTCCAAGATTGCAAATTTTGAATGCCCAGAAGAGATGCTTGAGGTGCAACACTGTTTTTGATGACAAAAATAACTCCCCAACTGCTTGCTCTTTCCATGGCCACACCACTG GAGAAAAGGGGCTATTTTCCTTTGCCCCACCGCATCAAGGCATTGATGGGGAATGGACTGACCGATCTGGAGTAATCGTGTACAAATGGAACGAGAAGGATAACAGACCAAACACCGGGAGAGACAATTGGAAAAAGCGATGGAGTTGTTGTGCTGAGTATGATGAAAACGCCCCGCCTTGCAGGCGCGGATGGCATGTTTCCTATGATGATGGCTTCACCTTGTACTAG